In Lineus longissimus chromosome 5, tnLinLong1.2, whole genome shotgun sequence, the genomic stretch gaaaatttttcagaattttgaacttatgattTTTGAAACATCATCAGTTCAAACTCTTCAAAAATTAACCTCGAGCACTCGGCTCTCTTTCGTGTCAGCAGCATCCACACTGCTGGTGTTCTAATATCAACTTTACGTCCTCCCCGATCGTTGTTGATATCACATCTTTCAAACTTGTTTTTCCGCCTCAATCAACCTGTTTTTGAAAACAATCTTCGTGAGCCcaaggaggattccgcggtgacgtcacggcttttccaagatggtgctgcagattgtaaacaaagtcgatccacggccaagggaaaatcaagtgatcaaataaagttagatttttcgcatcaaatcagagttatttgtacttttctgctatgaaataagtcttcagacaataaaatatcatttgaataatggaaagttctgttttgatggggaaaaatagggtttttaaaaccatatagccgggcaccgatcttccaaaattagcgatggtttcaaaacagcaTAAGAAACACCTCGGCGTCCGTTTGCGTGCTAGCTCAGAAACGTCACGTCAACACAAGAATGCCCTTCAAAATAACTGGTATCACAGTTGTTTTTGTATCTATTCGTGTCAGACTAAGGTGAACTTCTTTACAGATGATAAATCAATGTGATACGAATATCCCCTCAGGCGATCAACTTGCAATGAAATTCAACTGACTTTTAGAGATGAATTGATCGCGCCGGGGTTTCAGTGTAGGTTGATCTATGTTAGTCCTGCTATTGGGAAAATGTAATGTTGCTGGTGATCAATAACCACTGACCCTCGTAAACCAATGCCGATTGCTCCTCTCTTCACTGAAGTGAAGAGCTCTGGATGGTTCATGATCCGCCCACGCTGGCCCGTCTCGCATGTTGTACGTTCACGCATCCTCCCGTCCCGTCAAAAACCCGAACGTGTTTTCAATTTCTCATAACGTCCGTTATATTTCAACACTACACTACACAACCATGTAATTATTCTAGCATTTCGTTGCTCTATATCCTGTATACATATACAGTGCACTTGTTACGCAGTGTAATTATGTACTTCAACGGTGTCAATTACGGCGAGAATCACTATAGAAGCCTGAGAAGGTGGTACCTCCCTTCTGATGGCTTTGATTTAAGAGATGCACGTACTTTCAGCGACGGTGAAATTCCACACTTGATGATGAATCATCCATTATGTGTTATTGATGGCAGGAGGCATTTGACCCGACAGCACCATGCTTTATATCACCGCGCTGCGCAAATTGAAGCTTATTAGAAGGCGAATTTCACGTATCAGTCGAGCAGAAACAGAAACCATGATAGAGATTATCGATTCATGAGATGATCGAGTCCAACCCATTTTCATTGTATTCACCAAATTCTCATTGATTACTCGTATGTTTTTACGTCGAATTAAGCAAGCTTAGTGACCATGGTAGCCCACTGTCTAATGACGTTGCAATTCTTAAAATAAGGTTAAAGACTGTCGCCTATTTCTATTAATTGGATACATGCTGAGTTCTTGCCGGACATCTGCGGACTATCGGATAATAATGTCAACCACGTGTCGGGGGACATGAAGCCTCAATGTGCTAATAATTGCAAGAAACCTCGCAAATACTGTAAAGAGTTTCCTGACATGATTAGACGACGGCTCATTTGCGGCGGCTGAACGGTCAGATAGAGCTCGTGGAGGTTCTCTGGTTGCGGCTGCTGTCATGGCCCGGTTTTCAGCTGCGGTCGCCGCGCGGGGGCCGAAACTACACACTACGCTCCAGCATTGAGTAATGTATCACCATGACCATAAACGGTGCATTCGAGGAAAAGGTCAAGAATGAATAAGTGATGAGGTAAAGCTCAAATGAAATACTGAAGTGTGGATATGTCGCTCTACCCGGCCATGACGCTTATCAGTGAGTGAATAAACATGCGGGTACGTGTCATATTTGAACTAGCTACTGCAAAACCTGCGTTACCCTGGAGACAGTTACCTTTGTGAACCAGCTTGAAGGATCCAGAATATCCCGCAAGACCTCAACATCACCTACTTGCCAACCGTGGGGCACTAATTGGACTAATTATTATTCTGGTCACATGATATGTCAACTCGATATGTACACGTATGTGTATCTTTGAATTTTAGATGTGTCTCTTACTAGATGTTAGAAGGGAAGCGAGAATGCCTGGGGACTTGTACCACAATTAAGGTATCCGGCCTACGATTATAGGTGATGCGGGACTTGGGGGTGTACAAGTATTATCTCCGGGATTTGCAAATGAGTACGTGTCAGTTCGCTGTCACTTTGTCAAAAGATATCCAATCCAAGGCCCACTTCAGCAGTTGTCTTTACTTCGAAGATAAGCAAGATCCGCTTCGCAGCAGCTGTGATTAGTAGGTATAATATCGAGGAGCTCCGATGTATCACCGGCCTGAAATTCAGGTTTTTTCGCTCCTTCGTCATTACAAAAAGAGCATATCGAGGGGCAAATTATATTGAAAACGGCTGGTTACCAGGATGATGTATCACCGTGTTGTCCGTCCATACAAGCACATCACTGGTAGTCGATGTGATCAGCCAACTTGGATGGACAGAGCGGCGACCAGACACGAAACAAAGGCGTCCCTGGATGATGTTGATGTTATTACAATATCGATACGACTGTCGGAGTAAACATGATAATATGCCAGATACGCTGAGCCATCGATTTACCCTCAAAGAATGAAACAGCGTTTGTACCATAGCGGTCCTTTGACCTCTATGATTACACTAATCAGTTGCAACAGAAAAAGGGGGAAGAACCCACTCACGTAAATGTCGCCTTGGACGTTTTTTTCCCGGAAAATACGCCGCCAAATATATTGCATAGGATTTCCAATGTTGTTCGTGGAGATGTCAATTATAGTCCTGCATGGTTCTTACGCAATGGTGGGGAAAAGGAGATCCATGGGGGTCgcggttggtgtgaggtgatagaGGGATCCTGTATTAACATCTGGACTTGCATGTGATAAATTGAGGGGATAATTCCGAGCTCATTTTTATTGAATGTCTTCGATGTTGGGACATAATAAGCTGAGCAAGCATTGAACGATAATCGTGATAATCCAACAGTTAAACAGTGCAAGATGAATGATGTGAACCGGGTTTGTTTTGCATCATATCGATGTTGACGATGAAATCTCATGAGAGGAAGGCTTGTGGTTCTCTAAGACGAAGCTTTTCCTCCAGTTCATATTCAGTAGAACCTACCTATCAATGATACCTTTGTGACTGAcaagttgtccttgatagagaggtgacACGGTCCAGACTTGAGAAGTCACATTGGATGGAGACAACCCACTTTGGgtacaaaactagtgtccttaatatagagcgTGGGATGTCCGCTATATGAAATATCCCACTGTACCTACATATTTTTTCTCAATTCGAGAAAAGCACTTGATGGAGTGCTTTTCCTTAAGTGGAGACATTTGACttcttttgtttacattctacGAATCACTATCCTAGATATGCGGTACATGTGCACTAATGTCAGTATGTCGTCATCATattatagagttcacgttttcacatgtaacgcgTCActgtttacatgtcattcatgacgtgaagaacgaacaagtcatttctgaagagcgggctacatacgattcgcGATGTCACTTTGCACATTTACCTCGTGTTTTTAAACTTGAGTCAGtcaactcgtgacaagtgaaacatgcaAACGTGAATCCTTTAATCTCCGGCCCAACGAACGCGTACTTTCGCTCCGAAGCAAATGCTAACCATCCTCAGATAGGGAGATTGCGGTCAGTTGCTGTAAAcgtaaacgatccaaccttggGTCAGGAATTGGCACAATGACGTCGGACGAGGCTGGTGGGAAACATGCCATATTGGTTTATATGCGGAAGTCTTACAGTGATCACGCGCTTTATCATAAGTGTTTGTTTGTGTCGCAAGTCACGTGGTCCATCttcaggtcacgtgacttgAGGTATATGATCGAGCGCATCTGCTTTCGTTCCAACAGACCTTGGCGGACCTTGGCGAAGGACCAACTACTTGAAAATTGTAGGAAATTTCTCTTTCTTGTAGGTAGGTTCTGTTTTCATTTGatacattttcatatttttccaaattttatAAGTTAGTCACTAACTTGGTGCTTCCTCTACAGAAGTCCGCGGCTTAACTGAACGAGTCTGGTTACACTAAGATAAATACAAGTAAAGTTCCTATCATAAATATGGGCCTTACCTGTTTTTGCAACATCGGTTTGAAAGCCTGATCAACTGATTGGGTTTCCTGTATCGCCTCGCCATAGTTGGATGAAGGGCCATACGAAGACTTTGTTTACAGTCCGAGGTTAGATTTGCCCGGAGAAGTGATTTGCCATGATTCAGAGAGGTGAAAGATACTCGGAGAGATGGAGTACTAGTATCTGTAGCTTGTTTGACAATCTTTGTTTACCCCCTTTACTACTTTTTCAGGAAATACATAAAATCGCAGAAATGGCCTGGAGAAGCGAGATACTTAACGAGGTGATGGATGTGAGGTACGCAGGGGCTACTCCAGGCTACATCATCGTCTACGGGGACAGCTCGGACGCCATCCTCACCAGTGACACCGGAGAAACCCTGATAGCAGCCGGAGAACTAGGCCGAGGACGAGTGGTGGTTTTCTCCCATGGAGTGTTCGTCAAGAGCTACACCCGAAATGACTCGATGAGGAACAACAGTACGCTGTTGGAGAACGTTAGGAGTTGGGTGAACGGAGGGCGAAACTCGGTGATAGTCGATGTGAACGGGGTGCAAGACCTGGAAACGATCCCACAAAATGGATTCCTGGTGTGGGCTGGCGGGAACAAGAATACGAGTACGGCCATGATGCAACAGATGTTGGACTACGTCCGGGGCGGCGGGAGCCTCGTCTGCGGAGTCTGTCCCTGGGGTTACGCCCAGGTGAATCACATCACTGTGGAAGAAATGCCTATCAACTTCATCTTGAAAGAGTTAGGGATGTGCTACGCAACCTATGACGAGTACTTCAGTGCACCTGACCAGATCATGGTTCGCGACAACTGCGCTGATGTTGCCAGATTTGACCGGGCGCTCGACCTGCTGAAGCGTGGCGGCGATTTGCGCAAAGTCAAGAAGGTTTTGAGCAATGTCGGGAGCATTCCCCTGGAGGCGTATCCAGATATCAAGCCAGAAATTGAAGCTTTGGGGCGGAGCTATCCTTCGATTCCACCAACAAGTGATAATCCTGCAAGAAGTGAGGAGGAAAAGCTTGTCGCGACGTTGATGTGCCAAGTCATGATAAAGGAGGGCATGGCTGGTCGTGTAGTGGTTGCAGATGGCGTCAACGAACTACCCGGCACCTTCGAAAACCAACCAAGATTGGAAACAGTCAGAGTGACCATCGAGGGAAAAGAGAAGCAGTACGTGCCAACCGGGTGCTACCTGCCTGCGGGAACGGAATTGACCTTGTCTTGGAATGTGTTGAGCGGTGCGTCTAGTGGCTGGTCCGTCGTCGTCGGGGCACACACGGATGAGCTCTACAATGTCGCAAATCCATTGCGGAGATGGCCCAAGGTCAGCATGAAGAAGGCCTTGAATGGTGGTTTCGTGAAGCTTTGCAACCCATTTGGCGGACAGGTTTATCTACAGAGTCCTGAGAGGCAGGGTAAACTTAGAGTGAGCTTGGACAACGTCGTACCTTCACCGAGGTTCACCTACGAAACTGCCAAAGACTGGGAGAGCGTAGAAGCAAAGAAACCAGGGCTATGGTGCGATATCTCCGGAGACTTGATCACATTCACGTTGCCTTCCAAGTCAGTTCGTCACCTGAAGGACTTGGGAGCGAGTATGAGGCATTGGGACGATGTCGTGAGGTCGCATATAGACCTCCGTGGGATTGACCCTTCTCGAGGCCGTGGCCAGTGGGTGGTGACCGACGAGCAGCCTAGTGTCGGGTACATGCATTCTGGATACCCCATCGTCACCCATCTTGATGTGGCAGATCCAAATCGCGTAAGTATCCCTCTGCAGTCTTTCATCGTCCTTGTCCCCAACCTTCAACATCTTCTTTGAGATACTAAGAGAAGAGAATATCGATAACTGATCAATACAGTCATAAATTGTATAGTCTTATCTCGATATCAGCAGACTGATTTTAAAGTGACAGTTAAACATCCCGTGGCGGATTGCTATCAGAAATACCACTTTACCCAGTTCATTGGTGTGGCAGATTATGCATTGTCGTCATGTCCGATTCCAATGAGTTCTGCTAAGCGGAACAACTTGCGTGGTCTGTCCGACAATCTTCAGGTTTTATCGTAGAGTTCAAATTTGATATAACGGAGGGGTGGTGTCTGAATTCGTTTCTTTTTATATTGTATTTACAGAGAGGTTCGGGCCCGTTTCTCTTGTTCGGCGATAGCATCCCAAACCCGACTGCAGGAGGCTTCTGGGGGATGTTCCATGAACTTGGCCACAACTTTCAAGACCCGTCGTGGACCTGGGATGGCACTGGTGAGGTCACAGTCAACATCTTCACCATGCACGCTTTCGATGCCATGAGCAACAGGAAACCGTGGGAGAACGTCTTTGTGAAAAGAGACATGCAAAAGGCGAAAAGGTATCTCGATGGCGGCGCAGATTACGAGAAATGGAAAAAGGACGCCTTTCTAGCCCTGTACATCTATGCACAACAAGCGAGGGACTTCGGCTGGGATGCCTTTAAGAGAGTCTTCAGAGAGTACGAGGCGCTCCCGGATAGTGCCAAACCGAAGAGCGAGGAGGACAAGATAACGGAATGGATGAAGCGGTTCTCGCTCACTACCGGGAGGAACCAGTGTCCGGCGTTTGAGTTCTGGGGCTTCCCTCATACCGACGAAGCGGTGAAGTCTGTGAAGCATCTTCCGCCGTACCTTCCCTCGGATGAGATAACCAAGGATATGGCACCGCAGAGGGCGAAGGACATTACGATGAAATACATGACCATGTAGAAGAGCTGTCGTCACAGCGAGAACGGCAAGGTCATGTCTGCCGTATTCTCTTGGGGACTTTAAGTCAATAAGCAATCGGATCGGTTTGATGAAACATTCCTATTATACCAATCGATATTAATAGAGCTACGACTCTCAAATCTAGTTGAGAGGGGCTATGGGTAATGGTGTATACTTTAATCATGATAGTGGTAGTTTCTtggcggcaaatttgtcatgccacagatgaaaaatgttttaagtccaaatatctTTTCACTTGTTTTGAATGCCCTTCAAAATAACTGGTATCACAGTTGTTTTTGTATCTATTCGTGTCAGACTAAGGTGAACTTCTTTACAGATGATAAATCAATGTGATACGAATATCCCCTCAGGCGATCAACTTGCAATGAAATTCAACTGACATTTAGAGATGAATTGATCGCACCGGGGTTTCAGTGTAGGTTGATCTATGTTAGTCCTGCTATTGGGAAAATGTAATGTTGCTGGTGATCAATAACCACTGACCCTCGTAAACCAATGCCGAGTGCTCCTCCCTTCACTGAAGTGAAGAGCTCTGGATGGTTCATGATCCGCCCACGCTGGCTCGTCTCGCATGTTGTACGTTCACGCATCCTCCCGTCCCGTCAAAAACCCGAACGTGTTTTCAATTTCTCATAACGTCCGTTATATTTCAACACTACACAACCATGTAATTATTCTAGCATTTCGTTGCTCTATATCCTGTATACATATACAGTGCACTTGTTACGCAGTGTAATTATGTACTTCAACGGTGTCAATTACGGCGAGAATCACTATAGAAGCCTGAGAAGGTGGTACCTCCCTTCTGATGGCTTTGATTTAAGAGATGCACGTACTTTCAGCGACGGTGAAATTCCACACTTGATGATGAATCATCCATTATGTGTTATTGATGGCAGGAGGCATTTGACCCGACAGCACCATGCTTTATATCACCGCGCTGCGCAAATTGAAGCTTATTAGAAGGCGAATTTCACGTATCAGTCGAGCAGAAACAGAAACCATGATAGAGATTATCCATTCATGAGCTGATCGAGTCCAACCCATTTTCATTGTATTCACCAAATTCTCATTGATTACTCGTATGTTTTTACGTCGAATTAAGCAAGCTTAGTGACCGTGGGTAGCCCACTGTCTAATGACGTTGCAATTCTTAAAATAAGGTTAAAGACATATGCTGTCGCCTATTTCTATTAATTGGATACATGCTGAGTTCTTGCCGGACATCTGCGGACTATCGGATAATAATGTCAACCACGTGTCGGGGGACCTGGAGCCTCAATGTGCTAATAATTGCAAGAAACCTCGCAAATACACCTGTAAAGAGTTTCCTAACATGATTAGACGACGGCTCATTTGCGGCGGCTGAACGGTCAGATAGAGCTCGTGGAGGTTCTCTGGTTGCGGCTGCTGTCATGGCCCGGTTTTCGGCTGCAGTCACCGCGCGGGCGCCGTAGCGTTTATTTAGTTATTTAAAAGTCCTTCTGGTGTGGTTGACATCTATCGACAATACATTCCGCCTCACCAACCGCCAGCGGGTAATCTTGATAACCAATACCCGCTACCGCCAAAGTGTAAGTTTTGCCGCGGTGACCACGGCAGAGCGCGAAATCGCTCGATAGGAATCAGTCCCCGATGCGAGAAACGCCTCAATTTTTTAACGAGGCGCGCGCCAACGTATTTGTCTGTTAAACATTCTCAGTACAATTGACATGTTGTTAGGAGACCGTTACGAGGTTTGGTTCCTGGCAGACGATAGTCGGGTTTTGCTCTGGTAATTTCATCTCAGTTCGGAAGCACTGTAGCTAATGTAGAAAGCTTACTAATGAACTCCTGTCCGTTATGCGACAGACACTTCCTCCTTCATCTCGGTCGGCATGGTGGCGGAACTGACTGAAACACTTCCTCCCTGGCATGCCTTGGCTCGGGCGGCATGGCAGCACTAAAACATCGATCAGCGAGAGAATCAAAGGAGACATGCCGCAAAATTTGACTCTGCATCTCAATTCTTCCCATCCGATAAGGCCTAACGCAAAGTATGGCTGGGAAGTATCAGGTGGAccagcctacatgtatgtatacgaACTGGTAGGACTGGCCGGTGGTGACGGGTCTGCCTTGGGCCGCTCTGCCTTCGCTATCGAAATATCTCGACAGGGCATAATTGCCTTCTTCAGAACATAACAAGGAACTCATTTCCCGGCAGACGATTCTCGATCATTTCCACCACCTGCGTTATCTGTTATCGTGGTCCTGACAGGAAATATCCTTAATACCTGCATGGAGTCCAAGGAATATCATTAAAGCGGAACAAAGCGCTCATTCACCGGCAAACGATTTGTCTTCGGACGATCCTCGATCATTTTTACCGTTCCGTTTATCAGAAAATCCGCAGGGGTATCGGGGGCCGCCGGTGTGGCCTCAATCAATTCATCCCCCGAGTGGTTTTATGTCAGATCGCCTTCCAATAGCATTGGTTGATTGTAAGGATTACATTTGATCGCGGACTCAGTTTAACACTTTTATGGTTAACTGAAGACCGGTGTAACTGTCGAAAATGTCCCGTTATCGATTAAGTCGTATGAGCTTATGGGtcaatttcgatttgattgacaaatCGTGGGATCAGCTCAGTACACACGAATATTCAGCACCCGCCCATATCTTACCTCAAATGCTGTGCTCATAATGATAAGAGTACCGGAATCCTTTGATGATCTTGGTTACTGCCAACTGTGGTCGAGATATATTTTCTTCGTCTTCgtcttccttcttcttcttaacCTATGACAGCATCAAATTCTCGTTCTACGGCTGAATAATAACAACGATAACGAGAAAGTTCATGTAGGTAAATGATCGACGAGAATCTCGCCAATTCATTACCTTGAGTGGTTTCTGAGAACGTCATAATATGGTACATTCGGAAATGAAATCACTTTCAAATACTCAAGGAAATTAATGTCAGAGTATAGCGGTATCTTCTTTTGTATGGTCATCGCATGGTATGCCAACAATTTTGCGAACTAAAGAGGCAGGGGCCATCGTGGAATTCGATTCTTGTATGTAATCGATATTGGGCAGACCAACCAACATGTAAACGGaccagttgttagaaagcatgtcgGCTCAGAACAGCAAGCTGATATGTCGTTTCTGTGATCAATGTAACAACATGACGACATGATGTTAAATGAGCTAACCCCTTTCCAACAACCTGGGCCTAGGAGGGTAGAACATGTAGAATGAGTCATTATCCTAGCTGCTGATGACAAGATTCCCCAACATAAAACAAACCGTCTGCCAGAAGCAGTCCTCTCAAGAGACGCCAGCAGCGGGATGCAATACTCCGGTGAGATATACAGCAGTGAACACGGCAAGGACTAATAGGCAGACAAGACGGAGAGGAAATTAATCACCATCGTGACCTTTTGTTTGTTGCCATTAAACATCACAGGCAAGCAGATTGATATAAGCTTTTTGTTTAATGGCCAAAGGATTAAGAAGGAAACAAGGTTTATTGGATGACTTGACTTTTCTCGTTTGACTCAGCAATTTTGGTTGATGGAACATTTAACCCTTTGTTATTTTTCAAGATCGGTGGATTGCTAATTTGCATGGCGAAAGAGTCTATGCATGTATCTCCTTGCCATCCAAGACCCTTGGTCCGAAGGTTCAGTCTGCCAACATAAAACTAACAATCGACCCTATTCGCCTTCTTGTTTGGCTGTGATTTATCAAATTCCTATCAGAAACTAACGGAACCTTGACCACATTTCTCTTTCTAGTTTGGCTCGGATGCTTCAGCCACAGTGGGATGCTACTGGTCTCACCCATTGTCACAGCCATCTGTAAGCGAAAGAGTCCACGCCTGCTGGCCGTCTGTGGCGGTATAGTGTCTTCCCTTGGCTGCCTCTTCCTCTCATTCTCAACAGAATTCTACCAACATTTCATTAGCTACGGGATACTCGCCCTCGGAACCAGCATCACCATGACGACTGCTAACATCATGGTGGGACGCTACTTCAAAGTGAGGAGAGAACTTGCAGAACTGGTCGTGATTTCAGGCTCTGGTCTTGGACAAAGCGTGATGTCTACATTTGCTGCTAAGCTGATTCGGTACGTGTCCTGGTCGACTGATCTGCCCGATATGGTTCCACTTTTACTTAGATCTTTCCTCGATACTGCCACCAGCGCGGCCAAAACTATACAATCGATCCCAGCAGGTAGTTGGCACTACAAATTACCCGTTGGTATCCCGTTAGTTTATAACGGCGCTAAGCGAATCAAATAACGCCAACCTCAACAGCGTGTAAGGTCAGGTTCGATCAATTTGTATCAAAACTTGACATAACGAATTGGTTTCCCCTTTCCGGTTGAGGCCCATCGACTACCCCGCAAAGAGTTTCGtgagggtcgatgttatcaagtcTTGAGAAGACTCGGGCCTGtgagggtcgatgttatcaagtcTTGAGAAGACTCGGGCCTGtgagggtcgatgttatcaagtcTTGAGAAGACTCGGGCCTGtgagggtcgatgttatcaagtcTTGAGAAGACTCGAGCCTGTAGACACCAACTTTTGTACCTGACCTGTTATGACAACTTATTGTAAGCTATTGTCTGTTTCAGTGTGATAGGCTGGATGAGAGTAATGCAGTGTTTCGCCGGTTTCATGTTCCTGACCTTCGTCTCTGGGTGCCTCTATCGCTCAGCCTCTTTATACCATCCGAGAAGAAAGGTCATCCTTCATATGAAAAATCAAAAGCGGCCGAAAACCGCGCAACGAGACACGCCGAAGCCTCCCTATCGGGACTTTAGGGCCTTGAGGATGAGGATCGTTCAAGTTATTGTTCTATCTGCTGCATTGGTTTCATTCGGAGTCTATACGCCTTTTATATTTGTGGTAAGTACGTTTTGCTTTGAACGCCTCACGCAATGAAATATTCACGGTTCTGTAGGATATTACACATGTGCATTGCATATTATGCCATCTCAGTCACATCCCACCTCATcacgccacgccacgccacgccacgccacgccacgccacgccacgccacgccacgccacgccacgccacgccacgccacgccacgccacgccacgccacgccacgccacgccacgccacgccacgccacgccacgccacgccacgccacgccacgccacgccacgccacgccacgccacgccacgccacgccacgccacgccacgccacgccacACCACGCCACGCCACGTCACGTCACATCACATCAcgtcacatcacatcacatctgattcacatcacatcacatcacattaGCATTAGCACGTTATCCAGTTTCTCCAAATAAATATGCACGTTTGATACTCTGGTTCaccctttccaatctcaaaatCACAAAGTGGTCGTTTTGTGGCATCATCTCACAGGGCCTATTCATCATCATGGTCAACAATAATCCGTCTGACGCAAGCGATAAAAGGTTCCCTGGGGCGGGTGTTCTCGGAGAGCTTAGCGTGTTTCAGCAAACCTTCTTTAGCAATGAATTGCGCAAATGCTTCTTAACGACATTAGTTAAGAGAAGCAGgtgaaatgtttttgagtgtgtcCGTTTCTGAATGTGTATTGTTCCACATATCTCAGTGTCCTCTCCCGAAGCCTTCAAATGGTTCGGATATAGCGTCAACAACAGGCTCCACACAGACATATAGTAGGACCGCCGAATCACTGCGCGAAGTGAGTCAACAAGTCAAAAGCCGAGGCTGCCCTTCCCAGTCTGGCCACTTATAACCTCTTTCATTTCGCAGAGAGAAGACAGACAAGTTTCACTAGTTAATGAAATGAACTTGGTTGTACAAGACGGGTCTTGTTCTGTATTATGAGGATGTTTATGTTCAAGTATAAGAAGTCTCTCAAAATCGAATCAAATGAAAGCTTAAAGTGGCCATTGAAGTCATATGACTCGTGTCATTCAGTATACACGTTGTTTGTTCAAAAACAACGTTATTATTGTTGAAAGCCCCAGGCACTACGTTAACGTTGCGATCTTGATGCTATCTCGCTTCTACTGGTTTGGCAATGGGTGTCCCAAAAAGAATTGTATATATCGAAAAGATAATCTTATGAAGATGGGTATAAATGGAACAAACACGAAACGTTTTAGTCCGGGTTCACGCTGTCACTTGTcacgtttcacttgtcacgagtcaaCTGAATCTTGAAAACACGAGGTGAGGTTGaaaggtgacatcgtgaatcgtatgtagctcgttctttggaaatgacttgttcgttcttcatgtcacgcatgaagagtgacacgttacaagtgaaaacgtgaactctatataatcgACGCATTATGGATATCTAAATTTTTTATTATATACATCCTactttcattttccaaatg encodes the following:
- the LOC135487446 gene encoding TRPM8 channel-associated factor homolog, with translation MAWRSEILNEVMDVRYAGATPGYIIVYGDSSDAILTSDTGETLIAAGELGRGRVVVFSHGVFVKSYTRNDSMRNNSTLLENVRSWVNGGRNSVIVDVNGVQDLETIPQNGFLVWAGGNKNTSTAMMQQMLDYVRGGGSLVCGVCPWGYAQVNHITVEEMPINFILKELGMCYATYDEYFSAPDQIMVRDNCADVARFDRALDLLKRGGDLRKVKKVLSNVGSIPLEAYPDIKPEIEALGRSYPSIPPTSDNPARSEEEKLVATLMCQVMIKEGMAGRVVVADGVNELPGTFENQPRLETVRVTIEGKEKQYVPTGCYLPAGTELTLSWNVLSGASSGWSVVVGAHTDELYNVANPLRRWPKVSMKKALNGGFVKLCNPFGGQVYLQSPERQGKLRVSLDNVVPSPRFTYETAKDWESVEAKKPGLWCDISGDLITFTLPSKSVRHLKDLGASMRHWDDVVRSHIDLRGIDPSRGRGQWVVTDEQPSVGYMHSGYPIVTHLDVADPNRRGSGPFLLFGDSIPNPTAGGFWGMFHELGHNFQDPSWTWDGTGEVTVNIFTMHAFDAMSNRKPWENVFVKRDMQKAKRYLDGGADYEKWKKDAFLALYIYAQQARDFGWDAFKRVFREYEALPDSAKPKSEEDKITEWMKRFSLTTGRNQCPAFEFWGFPHTDEAVKSVKHLPPYLPSDEITKDMAPQRAKDITMKYMTM